One part of the Phycisphaeraceae bacterium genome encodes these proteins:
- the rpsP gene encoding 30S ribosomal protein S16, with amino-acid sequence MVRIRMQRLGRRNRPFYRIHAIDQRSRRNGRSLEQLGWYDPVRGDDKVEINVERVKHWLSVGAQPSETVRDLLAKHGVGDVAAWESERKAARDKVEAKKAAEKAAAEAAEAAKAEAAQ; translated from the coding sequence GTGGTTCGCATCCGCATGCAGCGTCTTGGTCGCCGGAATCGCCCCTTCTATCGGATCCATGCGATCGATCAGCGCTCTCGTCGAAACGGTCGGTCTCTGGAACAGCTTGGCTGGTACGATCCGGTACGTGGTGACGACAAAGTCGAGATCAATGTTGAGCGCGTGAAACACTGGCTCTCCGTTGGTGCTCAGCCAAGTGAGACCGTTCGCGATCTGCTCGCAAAGCATGGCGTCGGTGACGTTGCTGCGTGGGAATCGGAGCGCAAAGCTGCCCGTGACAAGGTAGAAGCGAAGAAAGCCGCCGAAAAGGCCGCTGCCGAGGCAGCAGAAGCTGCAAAGGCAGAAGCTGCCCAGTAA
- a CDS encoding class I SAM-dependent methyltransferase, which translates to MLSHKEETQRPIRVEPPEQTASLLPEHGSVLLQLKESMLSRQPGFRGRYPNHVPPSFSFLAADEQQVMLEWYEDVTKHNYRGEAGPPLMSAILGFIMGGGIRRLVQCGHAYGNSALLLGFMMRRMGFKNGLVSIDIGRQYTRYTQRWIDKAQLNDYVKLILSDSVAPGIVEQASSCMGGAPCGVFIDSSHMYEHTCKELDLWYDAMVPGGMMFLHDVSDFAAQWDITGQGGAPRAIDEWMRKRRIDVLRLNRICAMQPSENVYADGCGLGIVQKSHVSIDEMLTYESDVLELRSKKSEFHQIPLRSMSGTGEAKIVGLCVNGNATSITRPVQAKSGEPLQVDLYIRPSDSLQECAVSYTIKYSNKCVSEGNHTCKAELRKGAFYKVRLELPRPDMRAHEKGLCYVSVGLCNTLTNQHICWADNAFTLTAQADSKSNPGSFAILSVEEVV; encoded by the coding sequence ATGCTTAGTCACAAAGAAGAGACACAACGCCCAATACGTGTTGAGCCGCCGGAGCAGACAGCTTCACTGCTACCAGAACATGGAAGCGTGCTTCTTCAGTTGAAGGAAAGCATGCTCAGTCGACAGCCTGGGTTTCGTGGAAGGTATCCGAATCATGTTCCGCCTTCGTTCAGTTTTCTTGCCGCCGACGAACAGCAGGTGATGCTGGAGTGGTATGAAGATGTGACAAAGCACAACTATCGAGGCGAGGCGGGCCCGCCGCTGATGAGTGCCATACTTGGGTTTATTATGGGGGGCGGGATTCGACGTTTGGTGCAGTGCGGGCATGCGTACGGGAACAGCGCACTCTTGCTTGGGTTCATGATGCGCCGAATGGGGTTCAAGAACGGACTCGTATCCATTGACATTGGCCGACAGTACACGCGATATACGCAAAGATGGATTGATAAGGCTCAGCTGAACGATTATGTCAAACTGATTCTCAGTGATTCGGTTGCTCCTGGTATTGTTGAGCAGGCATCTTCGTGCATGGGTGGGGCGCCCTGTGGTGTGTTTATCGATTCGTCACACATGTACGAACATACGTGCAAGGAACTTGATCTGTGGTACGACGCAATGGTGCCCGGTGGCATGATGTTCCTTCATGACGTGAGTGACTTTGCTGCACAGTGGGATATCACAGGACAAGGAGGAGCGCCGAGGGCAATAGACGAGTGGATGAGAAAGAGGCGTATCGATGTTCTGCGTCTCAATCGCATATGCGCAATGCAGCCGAGCGAAAATGTGTATGCGGATGGATGCGGGCTTGGCATAGTGCAAAAATCACATGTCAGTATTGATGAGATGCTCACGTATGAATCGGATGTTCTGGAACTGCGGTCAAAGAAGTCCGAGTTTCACCAGATCCCATTGCGGTCGATGAGTGGCACCGGCGAAGCGAAGATCGTGGGTCTTTGTGTAAATGGGAATGCAACAAGCATCACAAGGCCTGTTCAAGCCAAGTCCGGCGAGCCGCTTCAAGTGGATTTGTATATCCGACCGAGCGACTCCTTGCAGGAGTGTGCGGTTTCGTACACCATCAAGTATTCCAACAAGTGTGTGTCTGAAGGAAACCACACATGCAAAGCCGAACTTCGGAAAGGTGCATTTTATAAAGTTCGGCTTGAGTTGCCGAGACCTGATATGCGTGCACATGAGAAGGGGTTGTGCTACGTTTCTGTAGGATTGTGCAATACGTTGACCAATCAACACATCTGCTGGGCCGACAACGCGTTTACACTCACTGCACAAGCCGACTCGAAGAGTAATCCCGGCTCGTTCGCGATCTTATCTGTCGAAGAAGTTGTGTAG
- a CDS encoding cation:proton antiporter produces MAGLAVQSLAIATGVGATIVVVSNRLRVPPILPLLLAGFAIGKVGIVDSDSLEAGLLAIVSISVALLIFEGSLHLDRDTLHSSPKAVQGLLTIGAVITWVLAALAARFVMKLPWDLSILLGAMLIVTGPTVIQPILRRVPLKPNLHAALMAEGILIDPIGVIAAVATLELVIARHFAGADETGFTAALLYVKPLVAGTVFGVASGWLGKHLINRVPTASPGRDRTIILIGIACCMTSVGLSELAAPEAGLVAATLCGLIMVRAKHANVEPLQHFAINISTVMLGSLFILLASRFEVERLFNISWREIVFVALLILVVRPVSALGATVGSALSIRERWFIAFLAPRGIVAAMMASIVALQFSTYTTHATSHTDAEAITGHPAVSVDQATLDHVQNLETVVVLVIFVTVLLGGTLASPVATLLKVRAGKPNGVVIIGAHQAGRELAKALRDAGVPVRLLDSNAANIAEAAEIGLPATRGNATDLRWLESQASPDRFGWLLSITDNAELDHDLARWGAQRFGSGRGFIWSRKQPESGSSGVVFPWGRPLRHLLFQFDLGLARIKAFEADNRKGINAPLVTIAPNGDTKVVQADADLDDIPEDYTIIGLAIGPPDDQ; encoded by the coding sequence ATGGCAGGCCTTGCTGTCCAATCTCTGGCGATCGCAACAGGCGTTGGAGCAACGATCGTCGTCGTCTCCAACCGTTTACGTGTTCCACCGATCCTCCCACTGCTGCTCGCAGGCTTTGCCATAGGCAAGGTTGGCATTGTTGATTCTGACTCACTCGAAGCTGGACTGCTCGCGATTGTCAGTATTTCTGTCGCGCTGCTCATCTTTGAAGGCAGCCTTCATCTTGATCGAGACACACTGCACTCCTCACCAAAGGCGGTGCAAGGGCTTCTGACAATCGGAGCTGTCATCACGTGGGTACTCGCAGCGCTCGCAGCCCGATTTGTGATGAAGCTGCCGTGGGATCTTTCCATTTTGCTCGGTGCCATGCTGATCGTGACAGGCCCAACCGTGATCCAGCCAATCCTTCGTCGCGTCCCGCTCAAACCAAATCTGCACGCCGCACTCATGGCCGAGGGCATCCTGATTGACCCCATTGGCGTTATTGCGGCGGTTGCTACACTGGAGTTGGTCATCGCACGCCACTTTGCTGGGGCCGACGAAACAGGGTTTACAGCCGCGCTGCTTTATGTGAAGCCACTTGTCGCTGGCACTGTCTTTGGAGTTGCATCTGGATGGTTGGGTAAACACCTCATAAACCGAGTGCCAACAGCCTCACCGGGGCGTGACAGAACAATCATTCTGATCGGCATCGCGTGCTGCATGACTTCCGTGGGTCTGAGCGAGCTTGCTGCGCCCGAAGCAGGACTTGTTGCAGCAACACTGTGCGGCCTCATCATGGTTCGGGCAAAGCATGCCAACGTCGAACCGCTCCAGCACTTTGCGATCAACATTTCGACCGTGATGCTCGGATCATTGTTTATCCTGCTCGCGTCCCGGTTCGAGGTTGAGCGTCTCTTTAACATCAGTTGGCGCGAGATTGTGTTTGTTGCACTGCTGATACTGGTTGTTAGACCGGTATCAGCGCTCGGTGCAACGGTTGGCAGTGCGCTCTCGATCCGCGAGCGATGGTTTATTGCGTTTTTAGCGCCTCGAGGAATCGTTGCTGCCATGATGGCATCCATTGTTGCGCTGCAGTTCTCAACATACACAACACACGCGACATCGCACACGGACGCAGAAGCCATCACGGGTCACCCTGCAGTATCAGTAGACCAGGCAACACTGGATCATGTGCAGAATCTTGAGACGGTTGTCGTGCTGGTTATCTTCGTGACTGTTCTTCTCGGCGGGACGCTTGCAAGTCCGGTAGCCACACTCCTGAAAGTACGAGCAGGAAAGCCCAACGGCGTAGTCATCATTGGTGCGCATCAGGCCGGTCGTGAACTTGCGAAGGCCTTACGTGATGCTGGTGTACCTGTTCGATTACTCGACTCCAATGCTGCGAACATCGCAGAAGCAGCCGAGATCGGACTTCCTGCAACACGCGGAAACGCAACAGATCTTCGCTGGCTTGAATCGCAGGCAAGCCCGGATAGATTCGGCTGGCTGCTCTCGATTACCGACAACGCCGAACTTGATCATGATCTTGCGCGCTGGGGTGCTCAACGGTTCGGATCCGGACGTGGGTTTATATGGTCACGAAAACAACCCGAAAGTGGAAGTTCCGGCGTTGTTTTTCCATGGGGACGACCGCTGCGACATCTGCTCTTCCAGTTCGATCTTGGGCTTGCTCGCATCAAGGCATTTGAGGCGGACAATCGCAAGGGCATCAACGCCCCACTTGTGACCATTGCTCCTAACGGCGACACAAAGGTGGTCCAGGCTGACGCTGACCTCGATGATATACCGGAAGACTACACGATCATCGGACTTGCAATCGGCCCGCCAGACGATCAATAA
- a CDS encoding NHL repeat-containing protein, with protein sequence MALSWKCVGMAVCVAACTSSTFGQSEFLVVDYDGDKIVRYEWPSGLVKDHFVGTGLTNLNAPYKAVYGPDGDLYVSGTLSNNVQKYNGQTGQSLGEIISPGAGGLSTPLGLTFGVDNMLYICSGTNDRVKRWDPNTGVVSDFIVPGNNLDNPHDLAQASNGDWYVTSYNNDRVLRYSASGAYVEDAIVAGAFGLDGPIGCVVDPQNRLFVASEISDKLLVKDLTTGGVSQFVASGVGGLDRPYFLSLGPEPDVLYTVGFRGTAQFLKFNRNTGTFLGTYLSPGTGGLSNGAVAVAFVPDIEPCYADCDNNGNLNIFDYICFGNAYTIGCP encoded by the coding sequence ATGGCATTAAGTTGGAAGTGCGTCGGTATGGCTGTGTGTGTCGCCGCGTGCACAAGCAGCACGTTTGGGCAAAGCGAGTTTCTTGTTGTTGATTATGATGGAGATAAGATTGTCAGGTACGAGTGGCCCAGTGGCCTGGTCAAAGACCACTTTGTTGGCACTGGCTTGACTAATCTCAATGCCCCGTACAAGGCTGTGTATGGTCCGGATGGTGATCTATATGTTTCAGGAACTTTGAGCAACAATGTCCAAAAATACAATGGCCAGACTGGCCAGTCGCTGGGTGAGATCATTTCGCCCGGTGCCGGTGGTCTCTCTACACCGCTCGGGTTGACCTTCGGCGTAGACAACATGCTGTACATCTGCAGTGGCACCAATGACAGGGTAAAACGATGGGATCCGAACACGGGCGTTGTGAGCGACTTTATTGTGCCGGGGAACAATCTTGACAACCCACACGATCTCGCGCAGGCATCAAATGGCGACTGGTATGTCACGAGTTATAACAACGACAGGGTGCTTCGATATTCGGCATCAGGTGCGTATGTCGAGGATGCGATTGTTGCCGGGGCGTTCGGGCTTGACGGCCCGATTGGGTGCGTGGTCGATCCACAGAATCGACTCTTTGTTGCTTCTGAGATCTCCGATAAACTGCTTGTGAAAGATCTAACGACTGGTGGCGTCTCACAGTTTGTCGCATCGGGTGTTGGAGGACTTGATCGACCGTACTTTCTCTCGCTCGGACCAGAACCTGATGTACTCTACACTGTCGGATTCCGTGGCACTGCTCAGTTTCTAAAGTTTAACAGAAACACGGGAACGTTTCTCGGCACGTATCTGTCGCCGGGTACCGGCGGCCTCTCGAACGGCGCGGTCGCAGTTGCCTTCGTTCCTGATATCGAGCCATGCTACGCCGATTGCGACAACAACGGCAATCTCAACATCTTTGATTATATTTGCTTTGGCAATGCGTACACAATCGGATGTCCGTGA
- a CDS encoding DUF1801 domain-containing protein produces MQSKATTVAQYLKELPADRRAAIEQVRAVVLKNLPKGYEEGMQYGMIGYFVPHSLYPAGYHCDPKQPLPFMSIASQKNHMAIYMCSIYMEPDSAIWLQQQWAKEVEKGNAKRLDMGKSCIRFKKIEDIPLNVIGAAVKRAPVKQVIASYENNLAMYGSKRASKKKTSKKAPATRKTNTKKVAKKTVTKKSTTRKVTKKTTTKKSTTKRATTKKR; encoded by the coding sequence ATGCAGTCCAAAGCCACCACCGTCGCGCAGTACCTGAAGGAACTCCCGGCTGATCGCCGTGCCGCGATCGAGCAGGTGCGTGCTGTCGTTCTCAAGAACCTTCCGAAGGGGTACGAGGAGGGCATGCAGTACGGGATGATCGGGTACTTTGTTCCGCATTCGCTGTACCCCGCTGGGTACCACTGTGACCCGAAGCAGCCGCTGCCGTTCATGAGCATCGCGTCGCAGAAGAACCACATGGCGATTTATATGTGCTCGATCTACATGGAACCCGACAGCGCGATATGGCTGCAGCAGCAATGGGCCAAAGAGGTCGAGAAGGGCAACGCGAAGCGCCTGGACATGGGCAAGAGTTGCATTCGGTTCAAAAAGATCGAGGACATCCCACTCAACGTGATCGGCGCAGCGGTAAAACGCGCCCCTGTCAAGCAGGTGATCGCGTCATACGAAAACAATCTCGCGATGTACGGTTCCAAACGAGCATCAAAGAAGAAAACCTCAAAGAAAGCTCCTGCCACCAGAAAAACGAATACGAAGAAGGTTGCGAAGAAGACTGTCACAAAGAAGTCAACAACCCGCAAAGTGACAAAGAAAACAACGACAAAGAAAAGCACAACAAAAAGAGCTACAACAAAGAAACGATGA
- a CDS encoding GNAT family N-acetyltransferase, with protein sequence MSDPTPFSTERLIVRHLHTRDVDAMHAVYSDIDAMRWVDDGSPLDRETCVKWIAKTHENYERYGYGMCAIVLKDRTDTNEPIGFIGLVHPHGQALPELKYALRAAHWGKGLATEAARGMLEYGHRTLGLPEIIATIAPENAQSIRVVTKAGMTESSPRIEADGTRTLVYKST encoded by the coding sequence ATGTCCGACCCAACACCCTTTTCCACCGAACGCCTGATCGTGCGGCACCTGCACACACGCGATGTCGATGCCATGCACGCGGTGTACAGCGACATCGACGCGATGCGATGGGTTGATGACGGCTCGCCGCTTGATCGCGAGACGTGCGTCAAGTGGATTGCAAAGACGCACGAGAACTATGAGCGGTATGGCTACGGCATGTGCGCGATCGTGCTCAAGGACCGAACAGATACAAACGAACCGATCGGGTTCATCGGGCTTGTGCATCCCCATGGGCAGGCACTGCCCGAGCTCAAGTACGCGCTGCGTGCAGCGCACTGGGGCAAGGGGCTTGCAACCGAAGCTGCGCGAGGCATGCTGGAGTATGGACATCGCACGCTCGGGCTTCCAGAGATCATTGCAACCATCGCGCCAGAGAACGCCCAGTCCATTCGGGTCGTGACAAAGGCGGGCATGACAGAGAGTTCACCACGCATTGAGGCAGACGGCACACGGACGCTGGTGTACAAGAGCACTTGA
- a CDS encoding glutamate decarboxylase: protein MTEATQPFMLVRDAETGETVQAHELLMRAAELASRFVDRFADPNECVTKNPSPEYIQQLVSMTVPEKGRSVDAIFNDLEAILDQSVLTGHTGFANQLFSGCSPFAVIGEWLTAVLNTSMYTYEVAPILTMMEMELVRAMCEKIGFVEDGVHGEGTFTPGGSLSNLVAMMLARFNARPGINRHGLGFGVGKGPRLVAFTSKDAHYSIERAAILLGLGLASVRSVNTDSEGRMDPADLQHKIDDAISRDEQPFFVSATAGTTVLAAYDPINAIADITENHGIWLHVDGAYGGSALMSERQRSLLDGVHRADSMTWCPHKMMGVPLMCSALLVKRRGQLAACTALKAEYLFHQDDEDACMDLGDMSIQCGRRVDALKLWLAWQALGDSGFHDRIDTMFSIAKDLRSLLRDRPAFRLVRDPDAHSTPCVNTVFDYVPVRLRDRLASEGATKELRKELSRINVELRARQKKSGRFFVNYASVDGFNSFRHVAGNPLVTHDMLVNMLDELEHLGANL from the coding sequence ATGACCGAAGCCACCCAACCGTTCATGCTGGTGCGCGATGCCGAAACAGGCGAAACAGTTCAGGCGCACGAGCTTCTGATGCGAGCCGCCGAACTCGCGTCCCGCTTTGTTGATCGGTTTGCTGATCCAAACGAATGTGTCACAAAGAACCCATCGCCGGAATATATCCAGCAACTTGTCTCAATGACCGTTCCTGAAAAGGGGCGATCGGTCGATGCGATCTTCAATGACCTAGAAGCAATACTCGACCAGAGTGTGCTCACCGGTCATACGGGGTTCGCGAACCAGTTGTTCTCGGGTTGCAGCCCGTTCGCTGTCATTGGCGAGTGGCTGACTGCTGTCCTGAATACGTCGATGTACACGTACGAGGTTGCCCCGATCCTCACGATGATGGAGATGGAACTCGTGCGTGCGATGTGCGAGAAGATCGGTTTCGTCGAGGATGGCGTGCATGGTGAAGGCACGTTCACACCGGGTGGATCGCTCTCTAATCTCGTCGCCATGATGCTTGCCCGATTCAATGCACGCCCGGGCATAAACCGTCATGGGCTCGGATTCGGCGTGGGGAAGGGACCAAGGCTTGTTGCGTTCACAAGTAAGGACGCGCACTACTCGATCGAGCGAGCTGCCATCCTCCTTGGTCTCGGGCTTGCCTCAGTCCGCAGCGTGAATACCGACAGCGAAGGCCGAATGGACCCGGCTGATCTTCAGCACAAGATCGACGATGCCATCTCTCGTGACGAACAGCCATTCTTTGTCTCTGCTACCGCAGGGACAACGGTGCTTGCAGCATACGACCCGATCAATGCGATAGCTGACATCACCGAAAACCACGGGATTTGGCTCCACGTTGACGGCGCGTATGGCGGCAGCGCGTTGATGAGCGAGAGGCAAAGATCGCTGCTTGACGGTGTGCATCGTGCCGACTCCATGACGTGGTGCCCGCACAAGATGATGGGCGTGCCCCTGATGTGCTCTGCTCTGCTCGTCAAACGTCGCGGGCAACTTGCCGCGTGTACTGCTCTTAAGGCAGAGTACCTGTTCCATCAGGACGACGAGGATGCCTGCATGGATCTCGGCGACATGAGTATTCAGTGCGGCAGACGTGTCGATGCACTCAAACTCTGGCTTGCCTGGCAGGCACTAGGAGACAGTGGTTTTCATGATCGCATCGATACGATGTTCAGTATTGCAAAGGACTTACGCTCACTGCTGCGTGATCGCCCAGCGTTCAGGCTTGTCCGTGATCCAGATGCCCACTCCACACCTTGCGTAAACACTGTCTTTGATTATGTCCCTGTCCGCCTGAGGGACAGGCTCGCATCGGAGGGTGCAACAAAGGAACTCCGCAAGGAGCTGAGCCGGATCAACGTCGAGCTTCGCGCGAGGCAGAAGAAATCGGGCAGATTCTTTGTTAACTATGCCTCGGTTGACGGCTTCAACTCGTTCAGGCACGTCGCAGGCAACCCCCTCGTCACACATGACATGCTTGTCAACATGCTCGACGAACTCGAACATCTTGGCGCAAATCTCTGA
- a CDS encoding aminopeptidase P family protein produces MQPTSHILIAGIPSANKTLYHRIRFLAGDPAAYVGMRQSDGSLRSTLMIRDIEMHRAKQTARVDSVICPADVAPTTGLPSDRETATAIATAEFLVRNKIDRVMSDRTLPLIFAHHIRERGITIDYSETLGVIDRRAKDQQELAWLKESQSVTERAVQMACEMIANASADDHGVLHHDGLPLTSERVRTMVDVFFLENGYADSSSIVACGVHAGDCHDRGTGTLRTSQTIIVDIFPRNTKTQYCGDCTRTVVHGDIPDEIVRMHAAVVAAKKAAIDATRAGTTGDAVYQATIDVITQHGYEVGLPKEADSPSRCAMVHGTGHGIGLDVHEPPLIDRNGPELVVGDVLTIEPGVYQPDFGGVRVEDMVAVTQTGCENFNTVPEGLEWK; encoded by the coding sequence ATGCAACCCACATCCCACATCCTCATTGCGGGCATCCCGTCAGCAAACAAAACCCTCTACCACCGAATCCGGTTTCTCGCGGGTGATCCCGCTGCGTATGTCGGCATGCGCCAATCCGACGGCTCGCTGAGATCAACACTCATGATCCGCGATATCGAGATGCATCGCGCAAAGCAGACCGCGCGCGTCGACAGTGTCATCTGTCCAGCGGACGTTGCGCCAACCACAGGACTCCCCAGCGACCGCGAGACCGCCACCGCCATCGCGACCGCCGAGTTCCTCGTCCGCAACAAGATCGACCGCGTCATGTCCGATCGCACGCTCCCGCTCATCTTCGCGCATCACATCCGGGAGCGCGGGATCACGATCGACTATTCCGAAACGCTCGGCGTCATCGACCGGCGCGCCAAGGACCAGCAGGAACTTGCGTGGCTGAAAGAATCGCAATCCGTCACCGAGCGCGCCGTGCAGATGGCCTGCGAGATGATCGCAAACGCAAGCGCCGACGACCACGGCGTGCTGCACCACGACGGTCTCCCGCTCACCAGCGAGCGCGTCCGCACCATGGTTGACGTCTTCTTCCTTGAGAACGGGTACGCCGACTCATCGTCCATCGTCGCGTGCGGCGTCCACGCGGGCGACTGCCACGATCGCGGCACGGGCACACTGCGCACAAGCCAGACCATCATCGTGGACATCTTCCCGCGCAATACAAAGACACAATACTGCGGCGACTGCACACGCACCGTCGTCCACGGCGACATCCCCGATGAGATCGTGCGCATGCACGCGGCGGTTGTCGCTGCGAAGAAAGCTGCGATCGACGCGACACGCGCCGGCACAACAGGCGACGCGGTGTATCAGGCAACCATCGATGTCATCACGCAGCACGGATACGAGGTCGGACTTCCGAAAGAGGCAGATTCTCCCTCAAGATGTGCAATGGTCCACGGGACGGGACACGGTATCGGGCTTGATGTGCACGAGCCGCCACTGATCGATCGCAACGGACCAGAACTTGTTGTCGGCGACGTCCTCACCATTGAGCCCGGTGTGTACCAGCCCGACTTTGGCGGCGTGCGCGTCGAGGACATGGTCGCTGTAACACAGACCGGCTGCGAAAACTTCAACACGGTCCCCGAGGGGCTTGAGTGGAAGTGA
- a CDS encoding prepilin-type N-terminal cleavage/methylation domain-containing protein, producing MIDSHVYRRKRFGFTLIELLVVIAIIALLIGILLPAIGRARKEAQATVSANNLRQVTTAVTMYDMDNKYFPPSYVYGQDDKSGLWRLQDQQQTNPNLGYGYIHWSWALFGEGRVAGNAFENPATSDRGAPRANPGEKPQDWQFWQKNDLGNGPGSATPLDRQVPRIGIAGNAAIFPRNKFNVGSLRKNRLVRGSNIRLVASTILATEFHDSNDWKSLADPANSIVKSHRPITPFIGISSGSNVYNEPLASAPKGRFSYPSADEILPADKLGENLINNGLTTLNAVSRNHPGDTANFTFVDGHVQRMKIEESVKKRLWGDKFYSLSGDNRVDTERNPWPN from the coding sequence ATGATTGACTCACACGTGTATCGCCGTAAGCGTTTCGGATTCACATTGATTGAACTGTTGGTTGTTATTGCAATTATTGCCCTTCTCATCGGCATTTTGCTCCCAGCCATTGGGCGTGCCCGCAAGGAAGCACAGGCAACGGTCTCAGCAAATAATCTGCGACAGGTGACGACCGCTGTCACGATGTACGACATGGACAACAAGTACTTCCCACCATCCTACGTGTACGGGCAGGACGACAAGTCCGGATTGTGGCGATTGCAGGACCAGCAGCAAACCAACCCGAATCTCGGGTACGGCTATATCCACTGGAGCTGGGCACTGTTTGGTGAAGGTCGTGTTGCTGGCAATGCCTTTGAAAACCCGGCAACGTCTGATCGTGGCGCACCACGCGCCAATCCCGGCGAAAAACCACAGGACTGGCAGTTCTGGCAGAAGAATGACCTTGGCAACGGACCTGGATCGGCAACCCCTCTTGATCGCCAGGTTCCCCGAATCGGCATCGCCGGAAATGCCGCCATTTTCCCGCGAAACAAGTTCAATGTCGGCTCTCTTCGAAAGAACCGTCTGGTTCGTGGCTCAAACATTCGACTTGTTGCGAGCACAATTCTCGCAACCGAGTTCCACGATTCAAATGATTGGAAATCTCTCGCTGATCCTGCAAACAGCATCGTCAAGAGCCACAGACCTATCACGCCTTTCATAGGTATTTCTTCAGGCTCGAATGTCTACAACGAGCCGCTTGCATCTGCACCAAAGGGACGATTCTCCTACCCATCTGCAGATGAAATCCTGCCTGCAGACAAGCTTGGTGAAAACCTGATCAACAACGGTCTAACCACGCTGAATGCTGTCAGCCGCAATCATCCCGGCGATACGGCAAACTTCACGTTTGTTGATGGACATGTACAGCGAATGAAGATTGAAGAATCTGTGAAGAAACGTCTGTGGGGCGACAAGTTCTACAGCCTGTCCGGTGATAACCGTGTCGATACTGAGCGAAATCCCTGGCCGAACTAA